A single genomic interval of Mycolicibacterium sp. MU0053 harbors:
- a CDS encoding amidohydrolase family protein, producing the protein MSLDQSETAGAVQADQRYVTVSIDSHVGPSVKDQLRPYCDAKHLDDFDRFVAEMESQGLLSWRSSEAKSGDKQSWSLGKSQAEKGKARAEKLGQAEAEKFGKQAGIRNADQVGARFLQRSYEHSLAPGLQDHDARIADMDEQGVAADVIFHGGLNGQSIPFSTTGLISWGDTAYDYLEKVGVRIYNRWLADFVSLAPERHAGIAHIPISDLDACAKEVEWAAEAGLKGINLPAPRGDFPMLNDPAWEPLWAACNETGLSVNTHGGGGEHYPYEGQGAQMMYMMETPFRTRRGLWVMIFSGVFERYPNLKLVLTEQWVDWAPAAMADMDGLYHGPTGAAIRAKLPKPPSEYFRRNCYIGASFMSNAEAKLSVENDLVDNVMWGDDYPHAEGTFPDTREAMRFTFSDIDPKYTQKFLGETALDLYGLDREKLTKVAERIGPTVGEVATPYTLPEDAVVGLYAFRTGPGIFI; encoded by the coding sequence ATGTCGCTAGATCAGTCGGAAACCGCCGGAGCCGTTCAGGCCGACCAGCGCTACGTCACGGTGTCGATCGACAGCCACGTCGGTCCGTCGGTCAAGGACCAGCTGCGCCCGTACTGCGACGCCAAACACCTCGACGACTTCGACCGTTTTGTCGCCGAGATGGAGAGCCAGGGACTGTTGTCCTGGCGGTCCTCGGAAGCGAAATCCGGTGACAAGCAAAGCTGGTCGCTGGGCAAGTCCCAGGCCGAGAAGGGCAAGGCTCGGGCCGAGAAGCTGGGACAAGCCGAGGCGGAGAAGTTCGGCAAGCAGGCGGGCATCCGCAACGCCGACCAGGTCGGAGCCCGGTTCCTGCAACGCAGCTACGAGCACAGCCTGGCCCCCGGACTGCAGGACCATGACGCGCGGATCGCCGACATGGACGAACAGGGTGTGGCCGCCGACGTCATCTTTCACGGCGGGCTCAACGGCCAGTCGATCCCGTTCTCGACCACGGGCCTGATCAGCTGGGGCGACACCGCCTACGACTATCTGGAGAAGGTCGGGGTCCGCATCTACAACCGCTGGTTGGCGGACTTCGTGTCCCTGGCCCCGGAACGGCATGCGGGCATCGCGCACATCCCGATCTCCGACCTCGACGCCTGTGCGAAGGAGGTCGAGTGGGCGGCCGAGGCCGGCCTGAAGGGCATCAACCTCCCGGCCCCGCGCGGCGACTTCCCGATGCTCAATGACCCTGCGTGGGAACCTCTTTGGGCAGCCTGCAACGAGACCGGCCTGTCGGTCAACACGCACGGCGGCGGCGGCGAACACTACCCCTACGAGGGGCAGGGCGCGCAGATGATGTACATGATGGAGACGCCGTTCCGCACCCGCCGCGGCCTGTGGGTGATGATCTTCAGCGGAGTCTTCGAGCGTTATCCGAACCTCAAGCTGGTACTCACCGAGCAGTGGGTGGACTGGGCGCCCGCGGCCATGGCCGACATGGACGGGCTGTACCACGGCCCCACCGGCGCCGCCATCCGCGCGAAGCTGCCCAAGCCGCCGTCGGAGTACTTCCGCCGGAACTGTTACATCGGAGCGAGTTTCATGTCCAACGCGGAGGCCAAGCTGTCCGTGGAGAACGACCTCGTCGACAACGTCATGTGGGGTGACGACTACCCGCACGCTGAGGGAACCTTCCCCGACACCCGCGAGGCCATGCGGTTCACGTTCTCCGACATCGACCCGAAGTACACGCAGAAGTTCCTCGGCGAGACGGCCCTCGATCTGTACGGCCTCGACCGCGAGAAACTCACCAAGGTCGCCGAGCGCATCGGCCCCACCGTCGGCGAGGTCGCGACCCCCTACACGCTGCCCGAAGACGCCGTCGTCGGTCTCTACGCGTTCCGGACCGGGCCGGGCATCTTCATCTGA
- a CDS encoding VOC family protein: MTIAAPLVNQNFMQVCWVVPDLRAAIENWSRTAGVGPFFWFDGVDCVDGRHRGVPAAFPGVTAAIAYAGDLQVELVCQDNDDPGVFRDMFDRGQSGLHHMALVCTDYESERDAYLRGGAELAFEGRVGNSRTCWVDTTPTLGFMIELLEPSPVRAKGFAAMRAAAESWDGVDPITRF, from the coding sequence GTGACCATCGCCGCACCGCTTGTCAACCAGAATTTCATGCAGGTCTGCTGGGTTGTGCCCGACCTTCGAGCCGCCATTGAAAACTGGTCTCGCACCGCCGGGGTGGGTCCCTTCTTCTGGTTCGACGGTGTGGACTGCGTCGACGGACGACACCGCGGTGTCCCCGCCGCCTTCCCGGGGGTGACCGCGGCGATCGCCTACGCCGGTGATCTGCAGGTGGAACTCGTCTGCCAGGACAACGACGACCCGGGGGTGTTCCGGGACATGTTCGACCGCGGGCAATCGGGTTTGCACCACATGGCGTTGGTCTGCACCGACTACGAGTCCGAGCGCGACGCCTACCTCCGGGGCGGCGCCGAGCTTGCCTTCGAGGGCCGGGTGGGCAACAGCCGCACCTGCTGGGTCGACACCACCCCCACGCTCGGCTTCATGATCGAGTTGCTCGAGCCGAGTCCGGTGCGCGCGAAGGGGTTCGCCGCCATGCGGGCCGCCGCCGAATCCTGGGACGGCGTCGATCCCATCACCAGGTTCTGA
- a CDS encoding phytanoyl-CoA dioxygenase family protein — MDDTTGLKSPCRLVTADEVAHLHEHGWVKLKRFVDPDVLARMLELAQEKMGEDADSNPLKAGMSPAAEGEAKGALAYFNAERSGGLGSPVLRPLIDEIGKSATLLLGRRSNDGTSVGTRYYSDFFVPKLPSTKSSRHGGNGATAFHQDYITFAVDRTGGMTFWIPLEPYGPQAGTMSFVSGSHRLGVMGDYTTYGGGDALGAFPELRDLEMSDQMDYELGDITVHTHLTIHGAGANMMDRPRWGYLLVVQPADVCWNGSPCPNFDTTEMVPWQALNDERFPVIG; from the coding sequence ATGGATGACACCACCGGCCTGAAGTCGCCGTGCCGCTTGGTCACCGCGGATGAGGTCGCACATCTCCACGAGCATGGCTGGGTGAAGCTCAAGCGTTTCGTGGATCCCGACGTCCTGGCCCGGATGCTCGAGCTGGCCCAGGAGAAGATGGGCGAGGACGCCGACAGTAATCCGTTGAAGGCCGGCATGTCCCCCGCCGCCGAGGGCGAGGCCAAGGGTGCGCTGGCCTACTTCAACGCCGAGCGCAGCGGCGGCCTGGGCAGCCCGGTGCTACGGCCGCTCATCGACGAGATCGGCAAGAGCGCAACGCTGTTGCTGGGACGTCGGAGCAACGACGGGACGTCCGTCGGAACCCGGTACTACTCGGATTTCTTCGTCCCGAAGCTGCCGTCTACCAAGTCTTCTCGGCACGGCGGCAACGGCGCGACGGCCTTCCACCAGGACTACATCACCTTTGCCGTCGACCGCACCGGCGGCATGACGTTCTGGATCCCGCTCGAGCCGTACGGACCGCAAGCCGGAACCATGTCGTTCGTGAGCGGGTCCCATCGCCTCGGCGTCATGGGTGACTACACCACCTACGGCGGCGGTGACGCCCTGGGCGCCTTCCCGGAACTGCGCGATCTCGAGATGAGCGACCAGATGGACTACGAACTGGGCGACATCACCGTGCACACGCACCTGACCATTCACGGCGCCGGCGCCAACATGATGGACCGCCCCCGGTGGGGTTACCTGCTGGTGGTCCAGCCGGCCGACGTCTGCTGGAACGGCTCGCCATGCCCGAACTTCGACACCACCGAGATGGTGCCGTGGCAGGCGCTGAACGATGAGCGGTTCCCCGTGATCGGCTGA